Proteins encoded in a region of the Panicum hallii strain FIL2 chromosome 3, PHallii_v3.1, whole genome shotgun sequence genome:
- the LOC112885723 gene encoding probable NOT transcription complex subunit VIP2 isoform X2 has translation MSGPLNSNISGATSNLRDSTGRSFASSFSGQSGSLPGFHHSGSHNIHGNLNLTNISGSLAPRNNSMAGIPSPGVQQPGGSISSGRFPSNNLQASISQIPHGHSGISNRGASPVLGNLGPRMTNSGNIVGGSNIGRSISSAGLSMPGIASRMNLSGNSGSGAINIQGSNRMSSMLQQASPQFMNLLGSSYPTPGGSLSQNQVQAGNSSLGSSGMLHDGGSGDNAPFDINDFPQLTGRPNSAGGGQGQYGSLRKHGVSVNAIVQQNQEFSIQNEDFPALPGYKGSSSDYAIDMHHKDHLHENVNIMQAQHYPMARSSGFNLGSSYPPRQHQQSANSVQNAGLENIGLRPANSPSPSSNSGVYEQFMQQYHQPQTQNSLRLQATSGPQSFKDQSQKSVQGTQAAPDPYSLLGLLSLIRLKEPGPTALALGIDLTSLGLNLNSQDNLYKTFGSPWSNEPAKGEPDYQIPSCFSAEPPPPLQPLHFQKFHPLTLFYIFYSMPKDVAQLYAANELYNKGWFYHKDYRVWLTRAPNAAPLVKTPLHERGSYICFDPNIWDTVHKDNFVLHYEAVEKRPVLPSSAQNLRREL, from the exons ATGTCAGGACCACTGAAC TCAAACATTAGTGGGGCCACCTCAAACCTTCGAGATTCAACAGGAAGGTCATTTGCATCATCTTTTTCCGGTCAATCTGGATCACTTCCGGGTTTCCATCACTCAG GTTCACACAACATTCATGGAAATCTCAATCTCACAAATATCTCTGGATCGTTAGCACCAAGAAATAATTCAATGGCAGGTATCCCGTCACCAGGGGTTCAACAACCTGGTGGTAGTATTTCCAGTGGTCGTTTCCCCTCAAATAATCTCCAAGCTTCCATATCTCAG ATTCCTCATGGTCATTCTGGAATCAGCAACAGAGGAG CTTCTCCAGTTTTGGGGAATTTAGGCCCACGAATGACAAATTCTGGGAATATTGTGGGTGGGAGCAATATTGGGAGAAGTATAAGCTCTGCTGGGCTGTCTATGCCTGGTATAGCGTCTCGCATGAATTTAAGTGGCAACTCTGGAAGTGGGGCTATCAATATTCAAGGATCCAACCGAATGAGTAGTATGCTTCAACAAG CATCTCCTCAGTTCATGAACTTGCTTGGAAGTTCTTACCCGACACCTGGAGGGTCATTGTCTCAGAATCAAGTACAGGCAGGAAACAGTTCTTTAGGATCTTCTGGGATGCTGCATGATGGAGGCTCCGGTGACAATGCCCCATTTGATATAAATGACTTCCCTCAGCTAACTGGACGGCCTAATTCTGCTGGAGGTGGTCAAGGGCAATATG GGTCACTGCGAAAGCATGGAGTAAGTGTGAATGCCATCGTGCAACAAAATCAGGAATTCAGCATTCAGAACGAAGATTTTCCAGCTTTACCAGGATATAAAG GTAGTTCCTCAGATTATGCTATTGATATGCATCACAAGGACCACCTTCATGAGAATGTAAATATTATGCAAGCACAACATTATCCt ATGGCTAGATCATCTGGCTTTAACTTGGGAAGTAGCTACCCGCCCCGTCAACATCAGCAGAGTGCTAATTCA GTTCAAAACGCTGGGCTGGAAAATATTGGATTAAGGCCTGCAAATTCTCCAAGTCCGTCATCAAATTCGGGAGTTTATGAACAGTTTATGCAGCAGTACCATCAACCGCAGACTCAAAATTCACTTAGGTTGCAGGCAACTTCAGGCCCACAATCATTCAAGGATCAGAGCCAAAAATCTGTTCAGGGAACACAAGCTGCACCAGATCCATATAGTTTACTTGGATTGTTGAGTTTAATAAGATTGAAAGAGCCTGGACCAACAGCTCTTGCTTTAGGGATTGATTTGACATCGTTAGGATTGAATTTGAACTCCCAAGATAATCTTTACAAGACTTTTGGCTCTCCATGGTCAAATGAGCCAGCTAAAGGAGAACCTGATTATCAGATCCCGTCTTGTTTCTCTGCTGAGCCACCACCACCGCTACAA CCATTACATTTTCAGAAGTTTCACCCCTTGACATTGTTCTACATCTTCTACAG CATGCCTAAGGATGTCGCCCAGTTGTATGCTGCTAATGAACT ATACAATAAAGGGTGGTTTTACCACAAAGACTACCGTGTCTGGCTCACAAGAGCTCCTAATGCCGCGCCTCTTGTGAAAACTCCACTACATGAACGAGGGTCCTACATTTGTTTTGATCCAAACATCTGGGATACTGTCCATAAG GACAACTTCGTTCTCCATTATGAAGCAGTGGAGAAGAGACCtgttcttccttcttctgcCCAAAATCTTAGACGAGAACTATAA
- the LOC112885723 gene encoding probable NOT transcription complex subunit VIP2 isoform X1: MSGPLNSNISGATSNLRDSTGRSFASSFSGQSGSLPGFHHSGSHNIHGNLNLTNISGSLAPRNNSMAGIPSPGVQQPGGSISSGRFPSNNLQASISQIPHGHSGISNRGGMNVGGNPGFSSSMNAIGGSIQGLSSNLANVGNRNSAPGLAASPVLGNLGPRMTNSGNIVGGSNIGRSISSAGLSMPGIASRMNLSGNSGSGAINIQGSNRMSSMLQQASPQFMNLLGSSYPTPGGSLSQNQVQAGNSSLGSSGMLHDGGSGDNAPFDINDFPQLTGRPNSAGGGQGQYGSLRKHGVSVNAIVQQNQEFSIQNEDFPALPGYKGSSSDYAIDMHHKDHLHENVNIMQAQHYPMARSSGFNLGSSYPPRQHQQSANSVQNAGLENIGLRPANSPSPSSNSGVYEQFMQQYHQPQTQNSLRLQATSGPQSFKDQSQKSVQGTQAAPDPYSLLGLLSLIRLKEPGPTALALGIDLTSLGLNLNSQDNLYKTFGSPWSNEPAKGEPDYQIPSCFSAEPPPPLQPLHFQKFHPLTLFYIFYSMPKDVAQLYAANELYNKGWFYHKDYRVWLTRAPNAAPLVKTPLHERGSYICFDPNIWDTVHKDNFVLHYEAVEKRPVLPSSAQNLRREL, encoded by the exons ATGTCAGGACCACTGAAC TCAAACATTAGTGGGGCCACCTCAAACCTTCGAGATTCAACAGGAAGGTCATTTGCATCATCTTTTTCCGGTCAATCTGGATCACTTCCGGGTTTCCATCACTCAG GTTCACACAACATTCATGGAAATCTCAATCTCACAAATATCTCTGGATCGTTAGCACCAAGAAATAATTCAATGGCAGGTATCCCGTCACCAGGGGTTCAACAACCTGGTGGTAGTATTTCCAGTGGTCGTTTCCCCTCAAATAATCTCCAAGCTTCCATATCTCAG ATTCCTCATGGTCATTCTGGAATCAGCAACAGAGGAGGTATGAATGTTGGGGGAAATCCTGGATTTAGTAGTAGCATGAATGCTATTGGTGGTTCAATACAAGGTTTATCCTCAAACTTGGCTAATGTGGGTAACCGCAATTCTGCTCCTGGGTTGGCAGCTTCTCCAGTTTTGGGGAATTTAGGCCCACGAATGACAAATTCTGGGAATATTGTGGGTGGGAGCAATATTGGGAGAAGTATAAGCTCTGCTGGGCTGTCTATGCCTGGTATAGCGTCTCGCATGAATTTAAGTGGCAACTCTGGAAGTGGGGCTATCAATATTCAAGGATCCAACCGAATGAGTAGTATGCTTCAACAAG CATCTCCTCAGTTCATGAACTTGCTTGGAAGTTCTTACCCGACACCTGGAGGGTCATTGTCTCAGAATCAAGTACAGGCAGGAAACAGTTCTTTAGGATCTTCTGGGATGCTGCATGATGGAGGCTCCGGTGACAATGCCCCATTTGATATAAATGACTTCCCTCAGCTAACTGGACGGCCTAATTCTGCTGGAGGTGGTCAAGGGCAATATG GGTCACTGCGAAAGCATGGAGTAAGTGTGAATGCCATCGTGCAACAAAATCAGGAATTCAGCATTCAGAACGAAGATTTTCCAGCTTTACCAGGATATAAAG GTAGTTCCTCAGATTATGCTATTGATATGCATCACAAGGACCACCTTCATGAGAATGTAAATATTATGCAAGCACAACATTATCCt ATGGCTAGATCATCTGGCTTTAACTTGGGAAGTAGCTACCCGCCCCGTCAACATCAGCAGAGTGCTAATTCA GTTCAAAACGCTGGGCTGGAAAATATTGGATTAAGGCCTGCAAATTCTCCAAGTCCGTCATCAAATTCGGGAGTTTATGAACAGTTTATGCAGCAGTACCATCAACCGCAGACTCAAAATTCACTTAGGTTGCAGGCAACTTCAGGCCCACAATCATTCAAGGATCAGAGCCAAAAATCTGTTCAGGGAACACAAGCTGCACCAGATCCATATAGTTTACTTGGATTGTTGAGTTTAATAAGATTGAAAGAGCCTGGACCAACAGCTCTTGCTTTAGGGATTGATTTGACATCGTTAGGATTGAATTTGAACTCCCAAGATAATCTTTACAAGACTTTTGGCTCTCCATGGTCAAATGAGCCAGCTAAAGGAGAACCTGATTATCAGATCCCGTCTTGTTTCTCTGCTGAGCCACCACCACCGCTACAA CCATTACATTTTCAGAAGTTTCACCCCTTGACATTGTTCTACATCTTCTACAG CATGCCTAAGGATGTCGCCCAGTTGTATGCTGCTAATGAACT ATACAATAAAGGGTGGTTTTACCACAAAGACTACCGTGTCTGGCTCACAAGAGCTCCTAATGCCGCGCCTCTTGTGAAAACTCCACTACATGAACGAGGGTCCTACATTTGTTTTGATCCAAACATCTGGGATACTGTCCATAAG GACAACTTCGTTCTCCATTATGAAGCAGTGGAGAAGAGACCtgttcttccttcttctgcCCAAAATCTTAGACGAGAACTATAA